A genomic window from Balaenoptera acutorostrata chromosome 20, mBalAcu1.1, whole genome shotgun sequence includes:
- the TIMM22 gene encoding mitochondrial import inner membrane translocase subunit Tim22, with translation MAETAHSAGGSAPGAAASAEAPLQYSILLQYLVGDKRQPRLLEPGSLGGIPSPAKSEEQKVVERAMESCAFKAALACLGGFVLGGAFGVFTAGIDTNVGFDPKDPYRTPTAKEVLKDMGQRGMSYAKNFAIVGAMFSCTECLVESYRGKSDWKNSVISGCITGGAIGFRAGLKAGVIGCGGFAAFSAAIDYYLR, from the exons ATGGCGGAGACGGCCCACAGTGCCGGGGGCTCCGCTCCTGGGGCGGCGGCCTCCGCCGAAGCCCCGCTGCAGTACAGCATTCTTCTGCAGTACCTGGTGGGTGACAAGCGTCAGCCCCGGCTCCTGGAGCCTGGGAGCCTGGGCGGGATCCCGAGTCCGGCCAAGAGTGAGGAGCAGAAGGTGGTCGAGAGGGCGATGGAAAGCTGCGCCTTCAAGGCGGCGCTGGCCTGCTTGGGAG gaTTTGTCTTGGGAGGTGCATTTGGGGTGTTCACTGCCGGCATTGATACCAATGTGGGCTTTGACCCTAAGGATCCTTACCGCACGCctacagcaaaagaagttcttaaAGACATGGGGCAGAGAGGAATGTCCTACGCCAAAAATTTTGCCATCGTGGGCGCCATGTTTTCTTGCACTGAGTGTTTGGTAGAATCT TACCGGGGAAAATCAGATTGGAAGAACAGTGTCATTAGTGGCTGCATCACTGGAGGAGCCATTGGTTTTAGAG CTGGCTTAAAGGCTGGGGTCATTGGTTGTGGAGGTTTTGCTGCTTTCTCTGCTGCGATCGATTATTACCTACGATGA